GGTTAGAAAGGGTCTCCTTTCAAAGTGGAGGTTTAAAGTTTGGACacttttgtttaacattttaacGTGGCAATTCAAGAGTTATGTTTGAAGTAGTTTGTGATGTTTCATACATGAAATCTGGTCACTTAGGTGTTAATTGAATTATTTTCCAGAAAGTCTGTACACCTGACTTGACTGAGCACAGAATGCCTCCATACCTTATCAGAGAGTAAGATTTCAGCGATGGATTTACATAACGAAACCATAACTTCCCCTAGCAACAAACATCTACATGTTATTCAGAATGTAATATGAAGCATGGACAATTCTTATTTTTTGGAGTTTGTCATGCTAAAGTTTGTTAactttccttaaaaaaaaaaaaagaccaataGCGACATTAGAATTTTATTCTGTAGttgatataaaagaaaaacgGTGAGGTTCATAACTGGTAATTTGGATAAATAATCACTGAAGTCTTTAAGCCACCAAAGGCATCCTAACTCTGTTCTTGTTCCCTCCGCACCTTGCCTTTATTTGTAAGTACATTGGAGAATGAGGGGAGTTCCCTTTAATCTTAAACTCCAATAATCATTCCTCATGTCCTCTCCTTGCCTATGTCCCTCACATCCTCTCCTCTAAAATCTGATTTGATATGGTGAGAGGGGAGGGACTTCTGACCCCATCTAATGTGTTTGTAATAGATGATGAGGGAGGATGTAGCCAATCAAGAGAATGCCATCAATGTTTTCCCTGATGACAGAGGAAGGGAGCACTTGATATCTATTAACATGTTAGCCAATGTCACGATACCCATAGCCCCCACCCTCCAGATACTGACAGGGATTCATGGGTGGTGACAGATCCAGTCCACACTCCGATAGGCTTTATGGAATGTCAGTATTTCTTACCTTATGCTTAAGTACCTCGGACATGGTGGGATTGGGAGAACAACTGGTATGCCCGTCGCAGTAGAATGTCTTCTGAACCAGTGATTGGTTTGCAAGGTGGAACTTTTCAGCTGGGTGACCAGAGTGGCTCTAtaccaggggttcccaaactttttttggCCAACTACCCCATTTAGATATCTAAACATTCTCGcgaccccaaccatgtgaagagAAATCattgaattgtttttattttttatttgagggtatgAGAGtaaattttaaaacattctcccccgaccaacattttcatatcaggtgaccccacgTGGGGCCgcgacccctagtttgggaacctctgctCTATACTATCACATTGTAAATGTTCTAATACCAACTGTCTACGTTAGGTGTACTTAAATGTATCTATACAATATGCCTACTGCTCATATTccattgtctcattctttcccACCCATTGTATATCTATGACAGTATGTTGTCTACCTGTTGTCTACCACTAGCAGAGCCTTTACACCAAGTATAGTCACTGTATGTCTCAATTTACTAATAAAGACTGTATATTGAATAAAGGTGATTCTAAAAAATAAACTTCTTTTTTGGCCTCTGGGATGACACCCTCACAAGTTtgctttttctgtgttttgtcgGTTCTCCTTGAGGTTGTTTTCACCAGGTGGTGTATGTTGTCTGTTCTCCTTGAGGTTGTTGTCAGCAggtggtgtgtttttgtcttcttTGTAGGTGGAGACTGAGCTGAAATCAATCTGTAACGACATACTGGATGTACTGGACAAGCACCTAATTCCAGCCGCCAACACAGGAGAATCAAAGGTTTTCTACTACAAAATGTACGTTTTGCACACATCAGTGAATGTCAATGCCCTGTCAATGCCCTGTCTACACGGGTAACCTGAGAAAAGTGCCTATTGTTCCTATcgctcaataaaaaaaacaagtactTCAGGTCTCAGTTCTCTTCACCTTTTCACCTGAACTCGCCACGCGTGCTATTGCACACTGATTTAGAAGAACATGATTGGTGTTATGCTTTGAAGTTCAACCAGTCAGAGGAAGTGCTTATTCCAGGCAGTGTTTGTGCCATGCTGGTTTTTGTCCTAAACCCACCCATTGTTTCTAAACGGACACTGATTGATCTACCCAAATTGTAGCTTGTTCGAATCTCCATTTATTGGACAAAGCCCAGACTGAGATGTGCAATGAAATAGAATGTGACCGCAGCTGTCAGGCTAAATGAAACTAGGGTACTGTAGCTCATGCTGTTAACAGCCATTAGGACAGCAGTCTCTTCCCAAAAACACACTGCCTCTTCAAAGATTTTTAAAAATAGTCTAACAGACGTACAAAACTTAATTTTTCCCTGCCAGGACTAGTAGAGGACTACTTTgttgatgaaaaatgtatttattctgtCTGGGATGTGTAATTTCGCTACAGTACAATGAATGCACTTCCGTCCTAGGTGGAGCCGCTGTCTAAGTTGCAATTTTTTGGCACCCAGCTGTCCTCCACTAGCTGACGAGTGGCTGGGAAGCCCCATGGGTGACACATTGTCTGGGCTCTAGATATAAATGGATTTAAGAaaatggtgggggggggggtgaacatTGTAGTTAAAATTAACATTGAATAAGACTActgaattattaaaatgttttgagaataCACTAGCCATCGATGTTAATGAATGGATTTACTGGGATTTTGAAGGGCTTAAATAACGGCGGCCTCTTCTGTCTTCAGGAAGGGAGACTACCACAGGTACCTTGCAGAGTTTGCTACAGGAAACGACAGGAAGGAGGCAGCGGAGAACAGTTTGGTGGCCTACAAAGCCGCAAGTGACATTGCCATGATTGAGCTCCCTCCAACGCACCCCATCCGCCTAGGACTGGCACTCAACttctctgtgttttattatgAAATCCTCAATTCCCCCGACCGCGCATGCCGGTGAGTTCCCCGCTGAATCATGTTCCCTCTTCCCAGCTACCTTCTGAATCATATTCCCTCTTCCCAGCTACCCTCTGAATCATGTTCCCTCTTCCCAGCTACCCTCTGAATCATGTTCCCTCTTCCCAGCTACCCTCTGAATCATGTTCCCTCTTCCCAGCTACCCTCTGAATCATGTTCCCTCTTCCCAGCTACCCTCTGAATCATGTTCCCTCTTCCCAGCTACCCGCTGAATCATGTTCCCTCTTCCCAGCTACCCGCTGAATCATATTCCCTCTTACCAGCTACCCGCTGAATCATATTCCCTCTTACCAGCTACCCTCTGAATCATATTCCCTCTTACCAGCTACCCTCTGAATCATATTCCCTCTTACCAGCTACCCTCTGAATCATATTCCCTCTTACCAGCTACCCTCTGAATCATATTCCCTCTTACCAGCTACCCTCTGAATCATATTCCCTCTTACAGCTAACCTCTGAATCATATTCCCTCTTACCAGCTAACCTCTGAATCATATTCCCTCTTACCAGCTAACCTCTGAATCATATTCCCTCTTACCAGCTAACCTCTGAATCATATTCCCTCTTACCAGCTAACCTCTGAATCATATTCCCTCTTACCAGCTAACCTCTGAATCATATTCCCTCTTACCAGCTACCCGCTGAATCATATTCCCTCTTACCAGCTACCCTCTGAATCATGTTCCCTCTTACCAGCTACCCTCTTACCAGCTACCCTCTTACCAGCTACCCTCTTACCAGCTACCCTCTTACCAGCTACCCTCTGAATCATGTTCCCTCTTACCAGCTACCCTCTTACCAGCTACCCTCTTACCAGCTACCCTCTTACCAGCTACCCTCTTACCAGCTACCCTCTTACCAGCTACCCTCTTACCAGCTACCCTCTTACCAGCTACCCTCTTACCAGCTACCCTCTTACCAGCTACCCTCTTACCAGCTACCCTCTGAATCATATTCCCTCTTACCAGCTACCCTCTGAATCATATTCCCTCTTACCAGCTACCCTCTGAATCATATTCCCTCTTACCAGCTACCCTCTGAATCATATTCCCTCTTACCAGCTACCCTCTGAATCATATTCCCTCTGAATCATGTTCCCTCTTACCAGCTACCCTCTTACCAGCTACCCTCTGAATCATATTCCCTCTTACCAGCTACCCTCTGAATCATATTCCCTCTTACCAGCTACCCTCTGAATCATATTCCCTCTGAATCATGTTCCCTCTTACCAGCTACCCTCTTACCAGCTACCCTCTGAATCATATTCCCTCTTACCAGCTACCCTCTGGATCGTCTTTTTGACTCGCCTTCTCTGTTTGCTTCCCACTCGCCCATCTCCCTCCTTAACACACACTGACCAGATATTTAGAATTGTTGTCATTGTGGAGCAGTGAGACTATTGACAGGCAATGCCTTGCTCAGTGTTTTCCTGCAGTGCCAGctgttaaataatttttcagtAAAACATTCGGTCTACATACAAAAACTTGTTTTTAGAATTGATAATACATCACGGAAACACCTAACAGATATTTGCATGTCATGGCACCATTTGTAAATCTTTGAAATTAGGGAATTAGTCAGGGTTTGTTGCCAGACGCTAACATGTATACCAAAACGTGTTATTGTATATTTCATACCAGGACCTGTTACTGGACGTGTTGACTAGATTGAGTGAGATCCAACCTTTGACCCCTCTGCTCTGTGTACATGACTGCCCTCAGGTTGGCGAAGGCAGCATTTGACGATGCCATTGCAGAACTGGACACGCTGAGCGAGGAGAGCTACAAGGACTCCACACTCATCATGCAGTTGCTACGCGACAACCTGACACTATGGACTTCAGACATGCAGGGAGATGGTGAGCTTTACATGCCTTTTTAATGTACAGTTGTTAGACTAACCGTACTCCTGTGTCTCGAAGTGTGAGGTATAATGCAGCTAAAGGGTGTGGTACGATGTGGACGGATGGGTTTTTCAAGTTATActgtatgaaaaatacatctTCTGTGGtccttgttttcttgttttaatgggCTTTTGTTTGCTTTTTCACATTCATGAAATCCTGGACATTTAAGATATGAAGTCATTTGACGCCACAGCAGTCTTCTAACTAACATGGTTACCATGTTCAGCAATTTTTCTTTCATGTGTGTCAAATATTGATAACATGCATTGTGTGTGAGTAAATCTACACACATTAATCTCTTTAATAAAAATTTCATGAATTTGATGATATTATCCTGACGccaatttaaaataatgttttgtttagtttaTCTAGGATTCTGCTAACGCAAATGTTTTCACTTTAGCGTGAGACCACTTAAAATTAGAAATGTTAGATGTTTAGGTGTAGTTACCCTTTAATTATATTTGAATCAATGATGCATTCTGTCAGTGTGTTAAGGGA
This genomic window from Esox lucius isolate fEsoLuc1 chromosome 7, fEsoLuc1.pri, whole genome shotgun sequence contains:
- the LOC105005922 gene encoding 14-3-3 protein epsilon isoform X1, which gives rise to MADREHLVYQAKLAEQAERYDEMVESMKNVAGMDVELTVEERNLLSVAYKNVIGARRASWRIISSLEQKEENKGGEDKLKMIREYRQTVETELKSICNDILDVLDKHLIPAANTGESKVFYYKMKGDYHRYLAEFATGNDRKEAAENSLVAYKAASDIAMIELPPTHPIRLGLALNFSVFYYEILNSPDRACRLAKAAFDDAIAELDTLSEESYKDSTLIMQLLRDNLTLWTSDMQGDGEEQNKEALQDVEDETQ
- the LOC105005922 gene encoding 14-3-3 protein epsilon isoform X2, coding for MADREHLVYQAKLAEQAERYDEMVESMKNVAGMDVELTVEERNLLSVAYKNVIGARRASWRIISSLEQKEENKGGEDKLKMIREYRQTVETELKSICNDILDVLDKHLIPAANTGESKVFYYKMKGDYHRYLAEFATGNDRKEAAENSLVAYKAASDIAMIELPPTHPIRLGLALNFSVFYYEILNSPDRACRLAKAAFDDAIAELDTLSEESYKDSTLIMQLLRDNLTLWTSDMQGDDA